From Mycolicibacterium nivoides, a single genomic window includes:
- the rpsQ gene encoding 30S ribosomal protein S17, which yields MADTKGPKHTPATETPRGRRKTAIGYVVSDKMQKTIVVELEDRKSHPLYGKIIRTTKKVKAHDENGDAGIGDRVSLMETRPLSASKRWRLVEVLEKAK from the coding sequence ATGGCAGATACCAAGGGCCCCAAGCACACCCCGGCCACCGAGACGCCGCGCGGCCGTCGCAAGACCGCCATCGGCTACGTGGTCAGCGACAAGATGCAGAAGACCATCGTGGTCGAGCTGGAAGATCGTAAGAGCCACCCGCTCTACGGCAAGATCATCCGGACCACCAAGAAGGTCAAGGCGCACGACGAGAACGGCGATGCCGGTATCGGCGACCGCGTCTCGCTGATGGAGACCCGGCCCCTGTCGGCCTCCAAGCGGTGGCGACTGGTCGAGGTTCTGGAAAAGGCGAAGTAG
- the sigK gene encoding ECF RNA polymerase sigma factor SigK has translation MARMPEVSNVLDAQLRRVARGDAEAFAGLYDATSARIYGLVIRILRDPGYSEETTQDVYAQVWRCAADYDPEQGSALAWLMTLAHRRAVDRVRAEVASSRREARYVAVSVEPDTDVVADSAIRSDEQRQVADCLGSLTDLQRQAIELAYYDGLTYPQVSERLSTSLGTVKTRMRDGLRRLRDCLGVT, from the coding sequence ATGGCACGTATGCCGGAGGTGAGCAACGTACTCGACGCTCAGCTGCGCCGGGTGGCCCGCGGCGACGCCGAGGCGTTCGCCGGGCTGTACGACGCCACCAGCGCCCGCATATACGGATTGGTCATCCGGATCCTGCGCGATCCCGGTTACAGCGAGGAGACCACGCAGGACGTCTACGCCCAGGTGTGGCGTTGTGCCGCGGACTATGACCCGGAGCAAGGTTCGGCGCTGGCGTGGCTCATGACCCTGGCGCATCGCCGTGCGGTGGATCGGGTGCGGGCCGAGGTGGCCTCCAGCCGGCGCGAGGCGCGTTACGTCGCGGTGAGCGTCGAGCCCGACACCGATGTGGTCGCCGACTCGGCGATCCGCTCCGACGAGCAGCGCCAGGTGGCCGACTGCCTGGGATCGCTGACCGACCTGCAACGGCAAGCCATCGAACTGGCGTATTACGACGGCCTGACCTACCCGCAGGTGTCCGAACGGCTGTCGACCAGTCTGGGCACCGTCAAGACCCGGATGCGCGACGGACTGCGCAGGCTACGTGATTGCCTGGGGGTGACATGA
- the rpmC gene encoding 50S ribosomal protein L29 has translation MAVGTTPGELRELSDTELKDKLRESKEELFNLRFQMATGQLANNRRLRIVRQEIARVYTVLRERELGLASGPVGEDS, from the coding sequence ATGGCAGTGGGAACTACGCCTGGTGAACTGCGCGAACTGTCCGACACCGAGTTGAAGGACAAGCTGCGCGAGTCGAAGGAAGAGCTGTTCAACCTGCGCTTCCAGATGGCGACCGGTCAGCTGGCCAACAACCGTCGGCTGCGCATTGTGCGTCAGGAGATCGCACGGGTCTACACCGTGCTGCGTGAACGTGAGTTGGGTCTGGCTTCCGGACCCGTTGGTGAGGATTCGTAA
- a CDS encoding cupin domain-containing protein yields MSTCVNAVSLQLDHTPLPDESVVDGAPTTGHRDVTSLADVTVGVWEHTPGVSRDVESDEVFVVLGGDASIAFDDGTPTIDLRPGSLVRLHAGQRTTWTVRETLRKVFIA; encoded by the coding sequence GTGAGCACATGTGTCAACGCCGTGAGTTTGCAGCTCGACCACACGCCGCTTCCCGATGAGTCGGTGGTGGACGGAGCGCCGACGACGGGGCATCGTGACGTGACCTCGTTGGCCGACGTGACGGTGGGCGTCTGGGAACATACCCCCGGCGTTTCCCGGGACGTGGAGTCGGACGAGGTGTTCGTCGTCCTGGGCGGGGACGCCAGTATCGCGTTCGACGACGGCACTCCGACGATCGATCTCCGGCCCGGCAGCCTCGTTCGCCTGCACGCCGGGCAGCGCACCACCTGGACGGTGCGGGAGACACTGCGAAAGGTTTTCATCGCATAG
- a CDS encoding anti-sigma factor: MTSDSELPGLATAYALDAVSDAERVDIERRLADAPAEVAEAFRAEVRAVRESMAIASSTTATTPPASLRRRALAVSRDPHRDRFRWRTGLVAAAAALVVAAGGFGAGLAFRPSAPTSAEQVFSADDVRTATGQLNAGGTATFVYSRDERTGVLVMNNAAPAPPGMVYQMWLMTDQGPKSAGMMSTMSPSTTAMVRDLGDSTALAFTMEPAGGSPQPTGEMVARLTLT, encoded by the coding sequence ATGACCAGCGATTCCGAGCTGCCGGGCCTGGCGACGGCATACGCGTTGGACGCGGTTTCCGACGCAGAGCGCGTCGACATCGAACGCCGGCTGGCCGATGCCCCCGCTGAGGTCGCCGAGGCATTCCGTGCCGAGGTGCGTGCGGTGCGCGAGTCGATGGCGATCGCGTCGTCGACGACGGCGACGACTCCGCCGGCGTCGCTACGCCGACGGGCACTCGCGGTGTCCCGCGATCCTCACCGTGACCGCTTCCGTTGGCGCACAGGGTTGGTGGCGGCCGCCGCGGCCCTGGTGGTCGCCGCGGGCGGCTTCGGTGCGGGGCTGGCATTCCGCCCGAGCGCCCCGACCTCAGCCGAGCAGGTGTTCTCGGCAGACGATGTCCGCACGGCCACCGGACAGCTCAATGCCGGTGGCACCGCGACGTTCGTGTACTCGCGCGATGAGCGGACCGGCGTCTTGGTGATGAACAACGCGGCGCCGGCACCTCCCGGGATGGTCTACCAGATGTGGCTCATGACCGATCAGGGGCCGAAGTCCGCGGGGATGATGTCGACCATGTCGCCGTCGACCACGGCCATGGTGCGGGATCTCGGGGATTCCACCGCGTTGGCGTTCACCATGGAGCCGGCCGGTGGATCGCCGCAGCCGACGGGGGAAATGGTGGCCCGACTTACGTTGACGTGA
- a CDS encoding NAD(P)/FAD-dependent oxidoreductase, with protein MQTVFERNTPATSLVDRSLAATALQPFWLDDIPGHPRYPGLTKPSSRYDLIVVGGGYTGLWSALMAKQRDPGMRVALVEGQTIGWAASGRNGGFVEASLTHGTENGRSRWPDEIDALDRLGLENLDGIEKTVDSLGLDCDFERTGSISVAVEPYQAAELATAALRPDQVYFDQQAIRAEVNSPTYLAGVWSKDAAALVHPAKLASELARAASELGVEIYENSKVLGLGQDHRGGPLSVRTERVTAHADRVILATNGFPSLLKRYRYHTVPVYDYALMTEPLTDTQLAEIGWDNRQGISDMSNQFHYYRLSKDNRILWGGYDAIYHFGGRIRPQYEDRDATYRRLAGHFFTTFPQLEDVSFSHRWAGVIDTSTRFCAFFGSAYGDRVGYAAGFTGLGVAATRFAAEVMLDRFAGTPTVRTELEMVKSIPAPFPPEPLASAGIQATRWSLDRADHREGRRNVLLKALDSVGLGFDS; from the coding sequence GTGCAAACCGTTTTCGAACGAAATACCCCCGCAACCAGCCTCGTCGACCGCTCGTTGGCCGCGACCGCGCTTCAGCCCTTCTGGCTCGACGACATCCCTGGTCACCCCCGTTACCCGGGGTTGACCAAGCCGTCGTCGCGCTACGACCTCATCGTGGTCGGCGGCGGGTACACCGGTCTGTGGTCTGCCTTGATGGCAAAGCAGCGCGACCCGGGTATGCGGGTCGCCCTCGTCGAGGGGCAGACGATCGGGTGGGCGGCCTCGGGCCGTAACGGCGGCTTCGTCGAGGCGTCGCTCACCCACGGCACCGAGAACGGCCGCAGCCGCTGGCCGGACGAGATCGACGCTCTCGACCGGCTGGGGTTGGAGAACCTTGACGGTATCGAGAAGACCGTCGATTCGCTGGGCCTTGATTGCGATTTCGAGCGGACCGGCTCGATCTCGGTGGCGGTCGAGCCCTACCAGGCAGCAGAACTGGCTACCGCGGCGCTGCGGCCGGATCAGGTCTACTTCGACCAGCAGGCGATCCGCGCCGAGGTGAACTCGCCCACCTACCTTGCCGGAGTGTGGTCCAAGGACGCTGCCGCGCTGGTTCATCCGGCGAAACTCGCGAGTGAACTCGCCCGCGCCGCAAGTGAACTAGGTGTCGAGATCTACGAGAACAGCAAGGTTCTGGGTCTGGGCCAGGACCATCGGGGCGGGCCGCTGTCGGTGCGCACCGAGCGGGTGACCGCGCACGCCGACCGAGTGATTCTGGCGACCAACGGCTTTCCGTCGCTGCTGAAGCGATACCGCTACCACACGGTGCCGGTGTACGACTACGCCTTGATGACCGAGCCGCTGACCGATACCCAGCTGGCCGAGATCGGTTGGGACAACCGGCAAGGCATCAGTGACATGTCGAACCAGTTCCACTATTACCGGTTGTCGAAAGACAATCGCATCCTCTGGGGCGGGTACGACGCGATCTATCACTTCGGCGGCCGGATCCGGCCTCAGTACGAAGACCGTGATGCCACCTACCGCCGGCTCGCCGGTCACTTCTTCACCACGTTCCCGCAACTCGAGGACGTCAGCTTCAGCCACCGCTGGGCCGGCGTGATCGACACTTCGACGCGGTTCTGCGCGTTCTTCGGGTCCGCGTACGGTGACCGGGTCGGATATGCCGCCGGGTTCACCGGGCTCGGCGTGGCGGCCACGCGTTTCGCCGCTGAGGTGATGCTCGACCGTTTCGCAGGCACGCCGACGGTTCGCACCGAACTCGAGATGGTCAAGTCCATACCGGCACCGTTCCCGCCGGAACCGTTGGCCTCGGCGGGGATTCAGGCGACCCGCTGGTCACTCGACCGCGCCGACCATCGGGAGGGCCGGCGCAACGTCCTGCTGAAGGCACTCGACTCGGTCGGGCTGGGGTTCGACTCGTGA
- the rpsC gene encoding 30S ribosomal protein S3, whose protein sequence is MGQKINPHGFRLGITTEWKSRWYADKQYKDYVKEDVAIRRLLATGLERAGIADVEIERTRDRVRVDIHTARPGIVIGRRGTEADRIRADLEKLTGKQVQLNILEVKNPESQAQLVAQGVAEQLSNRVAFRRAMRKAIQSAMRQPNVKGIRVQCSGRLGGAEMSRSEFYREGRVPLHTLRADIDYGLYEAKTTFGRIGVKVWIYKGDIVGGKRELTAAAPASDRPRRERPSGTRPRRSGASGTTATSTEAGRAATGDDAPAATEAVAASAPAAESTEN, encoded by the coding sequence GTGGGCCAGAAGATCAATCCCCACGGTTTCCGCCTCGGTATCACCACCGAGTGGAAGTCCCGGTGGTACGCCGACAAGCAGTACAAGGACTACGTGAAGGAAGACGTCGCCATCCGGCGTCTGCTGGCCACTGGTCTTGAGCGCGCCGGCATCGCCGACGTGGAGATCGAGCGCACCCGGGACCGGGTCCGCGTTGATATCCACACCGCGCGTCCCGGCATCGTCATCGGTCGCCGTGGCACCGAGGCCGACCGCATCCGCGCCGACCTGGAGAAGCTGACCGGCAAGCAGGTTCAGCTCAACATCCTCGAGGTGAAGAACCCTGAGTCGCAGGCTCAGCTCGTCGCCCAGGGTGTCGCGGAGCAGCTGAGCAACCGCGTGGCGTTCCGTCGCGCGATGCGCAAGGCGATCCAGTCGGCCATGCGTCAGCCCAACGTCAAGGGCATCCGGGTGCAGTGCTCGGGCCGCCTCGGCGGTGCTGAGATGAGCCGCTCGGAGTTCTACCGCGAAGGTCGGGTTCCGCTGCACACGCTGCGCGCGGATATCGACTACGGCCTCTACGAGGCCAAGACCACCTTCGGCCGTATCGGCGTGAAGGTCTGGATTTACAAGGGCGACATCGTCGGTGGCAAGCGTGAGCTCACCGCCGCCGCGCCGGCCAGTGACCGGCCGCGTCGTGAGCGTCCGTCGGGCACCCGGCCGCGTCGTAGCGGTGCGTCGGGCACCACGGCGACGAGCACCGAAGCCGGCCGCGCCGCGACCGGAGACGATGCACCGGCCGCAACCGAGGCCGTGGCCGCTTCGGCGCCCGCAGCTGAGAGCACGGAGAACTAA
- a CDS encoding cytochrome c biogenesis protein DipZ, translated as MYTLVLIGFLGGLITGVSPCILPVLPVIFFSGAQSARVTESNGTTIVATKPTLAETLRPYRVIAGLVLSFSVVTLAGSALLQLLHLPQDALRWAGLLALTLIGLGLIFPRFEQLLEKPFSRIPQKQFGSGSSGFGLGLALGVLYVPCAGPVLAAIVVAGATGSIGANTVALTLSFAIGAALPLLVFALAGRRVVERVNAFRRQQRKIRLIGGVVMLVFAVALAANVPAKLQRAIPDYTSGLQDRVAGAGEVQDRLSPTGSGELSDCPEGAEELQNCGPAPDITGIAGWLNTPDGDPVDLKSLRGRVVLVDFWAYSCINCQRAIPHVVDWYGRYKESGLTVIGVHTPEYAFERVPGNVAKGAADLGVTYPVALDNSYSTWTNYENRYWPAEYLIDANGVVRHVKFGEGGYDTTERLIRELLVDAKNAALPAPVNAPDMTPTSALTPETYLGVGKEINYAGGGTYDEGDTVFDYPRSLPADSFALRGPWHLDYQGATAQGSGSAIKLNYRAGQVYLVVGGTGTVTVLRGGETTSVPVSGPPTLRQIVSDRDVHRGEVEVRLSQGLQAFSFTYG; from the coding sequence ATGTACACCTTGGTGCTCATCGGATTCCTCGGCGGACTCATCACCGGCGTCTCGCCGTGCATCCTGCCGGTACTGCCCGTGATCTTCTTCTCTGGAGCGCAGAGCGCGCGCGTCACGGAGTCGAACGGCACGACGATCGTTGCGACGAAACCGACACTGGCCGAGACACTACGTCCCTATCGGGTGATCGCAGGCCTGGTGCTGAGTTTCAGCGTGGTGACCCTCGCGGGCTCAGCACTGTTGCAGCTGTTGCACCTACCTCAGGACGCGCTTCGCTGGGCGGGACTTCTGGCGCTGACCCTGATCGGGTTGGGCCTGATCTTCCCGCGCTTCGAGCAGCTGCTGGAGAAGCCGTTCAGCCGTATTCCGCAGAAGCAGTTCGGCTCTGGGAGCAGCGGTTTCGGACTGGGGCTGGCGCTGGGCGTGCTCTATGTGCCGTGCGCGGGTCCGGTTCTCGCGGCGATCGTCGTCGCGGGCGCAACCGGTTCGATAGGTGCCAACACCGTTGCACTGACCCTGTCGTTCGCCATCGGCGCCGCGCTTCCCCTACTCGTTTTCGCCCTCGCGGGGCGTCGGGTTGTCGAGCGGGTCAACGCATTCCGCCGTCAGCAGCGCAAGATCCGGCTGATCGGAGGAGTCGTGATGCTGGTCTTCGCAGTGGCGTTGGCCGCCAACGTGCCGGCGAAGCTGCAGCGGGCCATCCCGGATTACACCAGCGGGTTACAGGACCGGGTGGCCGGCGCGGGCGAGGTCCAGGACCGACTGAGCCCGACCGGCAGCGGGGAGTTGTCGGATTGTCCAGAAGGCGCGGAGGAACTCCAGAACTGCGGTCCCGCACCGGACATCACCGGTATCGCCGGCTGGCTCAACACCCCTGACGGCGATCCCGTCGACCTCAAGTCGCTGCGCGGCCGGGTGGTGCTCGTCGACTTCTGGGCGTACTCGTGCATCAACTGCCAGCGCGCGATTCCCCACGTCGTCGACTGGTACGGCAGATACAAGGAGTCCGGACTGACCGTGATCGGTGTGCACACACCCGAGTACGCGTTCGAGCGGGTTCCCGGCAACGTGGCCAAAGGTGCGGCCGACCTCGGCGTCACCTATCCGGTCGCCCTGGACAACTCGTACTCCACCTGGACGAATTATGAGAACCGGTACTGGCCGGCCGAGTATCTGATCGATGCGAACGGCGTTGTGCGGCATGTGAAGTTCGGCGAGGGCGGCTACGACACGACGGAACGGTTGATTCGCGAATTGCTCGTGGACGCCAAGAACGCCGCGTTGCCGGCCCCGGTGAACGCGCCCGACATGACACCGACATCGGCACTCACGCCGGAGACCTACCTCGGAGTCGGTAAGGAGATCAACTACGCCGGTGGCGGGACGTACGACGAGGGCGACACGGTGTTCGACTATCCGAGGAGCCTGCCTGCCGACTCGTTCGCGCTGCGCGGTCCGTGGCACCTGGACTACCAGGGCGCGACCGCTCAGGGCTCCGGTTCGGCGATCAAGCTCAATTACCGGGCCGGGCAGGTCTATCTCGTTGTAGGTGGCACCGGTACCGTGACCGTGCTGCGCGGTGGTGAGACAACGAGCGTGCCGGTGAGCGGACCGCCCACCCTGCGTCAGATCGTCAGCGATCGCGACGTGCATCGTGGTGAGGTCGAGGTGCGGTTGAGCCAAGGGCTGCAGGCCTTCTCGTTCACCTACGGGTGA
- a CDS encoding fasciclin domain-containing protein, producing MSILHYKMAAVAGLSAAAMFALPACSNDTARSAPVTPEATSAPAMAADPASDLVGPGCASYAEKVPSGPGSVVGMAQDPVTVAASNNPLLTTLTAAVSGKLNPNVNLVDTLNGGEFTVFAPTDDAFAKIDPATIEMLKTDSAMLTKILTYHVVPGQASPAKVVGTWPTVQGASVAVTGSGDALKVNDASVVCGGVHTANATVYLIDTVLMPPTG from the coding sequence ATGTCGATCCTTCACTACAAGATGGCCGCGGTGGCGGGACTGTCGGCCGCGGCCATGTTCGCGCTGCCCGCCTGCTCGAACGACACCGCACGGTCCGCACCCGTCACGCCGGAGGCCACCAGTGCGCCGGCGATGGCCGCCGACCCGGCGTCGGACCTGGTGGGCCCGGGCTGCGCGTCCTACGCGGAAAAGGTGCCGTCCGGCCCGGGGTCGGTGGTCGGGATGGCACAGGATCCGGTCACCGTCGCCGCGTCGAACAACCCCCTGCTGACGACGCTGACCGCGGCCGTCTCCGGAAAGCTGAATCCGAACGTGAACCTGGTGGACACCCTCAACGGGGGTGAGTTCACCGTATTCGCGCCCACTGACGACGCATTCGCCAAGATCGACCCGGCCACCATCGAGATGCTGAAGACGGACTCAGCGATGCTGACCAAGATCCTGACCTATCACGTCGTGCCCGGACAGGCCAGCCCGGCCAAGGTGGTCGGCACCTGGCCGACCGTGCAGGGTGCATCCGTCGCGGTGACCGGCTCGGGTGACGCGCTGAAGGTCAACGACGCATCGGTGGTGTGCGGCGGGGTCCACACCGCCAATGCCACCGTCTATCTCATCGACACGGTGCTCATGCCGCCCACCGGCTAG
- the rplV gene encoding 50S ribosomal protein L22: MSTTVTEYPSAQAKARFVRVSASKARRVIDLVRGKSVEEALDILRWAPQGASEPVAKVIASAAANAQNNEGLDPTTLVVATITADEGPTAKRIRPRAQGRAFRIRKRTSHITVIVESRPPKQKGASAGSARSRRAQGSKAAAAKGTAETKGGSE; the protein is encoded by the coding sequence ATGAGTACCACAGTCACTGAATACCCGTCCGCACAGGCGAAGGCGCGCTTCGTGCGCGTCTCGGCGAGCAAGGCCCGCCGCGTCATCGACCTGGTCCGCGGCAAGAGTGTCGAGGAAGCCCTCGACATCCTGCGGTGGGCGCCGCAGGGCGCCAGCGAGCCGGTCGCCAAGGTGATCGCCAGCGCTGCGGCCAACGCGCAGAACAACGAGGGCCTGGACCCGACGACGCTGGTGGTCGCGACCATCACCGCCGACGAGGGCCCGACCGCCAAGCGCATCCGTCCGCGTGCCCAGGGGCGTGCGTTCCGGATCCGCAAGCGCACCAGCCACATCACCGTGATCGTGGAGAGCCGTCCGCCCAAGCAGAAGGGTGCGTCCGCGGGTTCCGCGCGTAGCCGTCGTGCCCAGGGCAGCAAGGCCGCCGCCGCGAAGGGCACGGCCGAGACGAAGGGAGGCTCGGAGTAG
- the rplP gene encoding 50S ribosomal protein L16, which yields MLIPRKVKHRKQHHPRQRGIASGGTSVSFGDYGIQALGHAYITNRQIESARIAINRHIKRGGKVWINIFPDRPLTKKPAETRMGSGKGSPEWWIANVKPGRILFEISYPDEKIAKEALTRAIHKLPIKARIVSREEQF from the coding sequence ATGCTGATTCCCCGCAAGGTCAAGCACCGTAAGCAGCACCACCCACGCCAGCGTGGCATCGCCAGCGGCGGCACGTCGGTGAGCTTCGGTGACTACGGCATCCAGGCCCTCGGTCACGCCTACATCACCAACCGGCAGATCGAGTCCGCTCGTATCGCCATCAACCGGCACATCAAGCGTGGCGGCAAGGTGTGGATCAACATCTTCCCGGACCGCCCGCTGACCAAGAAGCCCGCCGAGACCCGCATGGGTTCCGGTAAGGGTTCGCCGGAGTGGTGGATCGCCAACGTCAAGCCCGGACGCATTTTGTTCGAGATCAGCTACCCGGACGAGAAGATCGCCAAGGAAGCTCTGACTCGCGCAATCCACAAGTTGCCGATCAAGGCACGCATCGTGAGTCGAGAGGAGCAGTTCTGA